From Thermomicrobiales bacterium, the proteins below share one genomic window:
- the mutS gene encoding DNA mismatch repair protein MutS: MSEPKPTVRSTTGESSVGERVVPLRRQYLDIKQRYPNVILFFRLGDFYETFENDAVIAAGVLDIVLTSREMGKGQRVPMAGIPFHAAEGYIGKLIAAGHKVAVCEQIGDASTSRGLVERDVTRVVTPGTVTEASMLDARQNNFIAATVVDGNRAGVAAADITTGEFLATELTADSAEDILLAVGRELARIGVVELVHPDRFVDDCPIPGQVWLPDGLTLSPTDDWHWKIDRAEETLTRHFDVGSLDGFGLSGLPLATRAAGGLLRYLSDTQRSQLAQIQTLATYRVDGFMPLDDQTRRNLELTESGRGERRHSLLAVLDQTRTAMGARMLRRWLSQPLLDLTAIEARLDGVERFTTDGLARGELRQTLRSMGDIERLVNRALAGNIGPRELATLRASLLLIPDLNAIAGQTPGVAALPDVSDVAAMLDRAITDEPPAVLGRGESIRPGFSPELDGHRVRAREAREWIAGLERTERERTGIRTLKTGYNKVFGYYLEITTAALATAERDRAATGQDGPALPADYIPKQSLANATRYFTPQLKEYETVVLTAEETLASIEADAYRRVISEVAGASGRLLDAARIIGQLDVLSTMAEVAIDRDYVRPSLNEGSRITIERGRHPTIEALLGPGEFVPNDALLDAEADQIIILTGPNMAGKSSWLRQVALIVLMAQIGSFVPARRAEIGLVDRIFTRIGAQDDIASGQSTFMIEMLETANILNHATPRSLVVLDEIGRGTSTYDGLAIARAVVEYIHNAPRLGCKTLFATHYHELTELADILPRVRTYRMDVLEEGDRVVFLRQVVPGAADRSYGIHVAELAGIPKAIVRRATEVLLELETHAAGYSEREHRRSAVRRSAPDPTTTVQLTMFGEENPALIELKSLDVESLTPIEALTRLYELQKMAKSKGAEPGR; this comes from the coding sequence ATGTCTGAACCAAAACCGACCGTCCGCAGCACCACCGGGGAAAGCTCCGTTGGCGAGCGAGTGGTGCCGCTGCGGCGGCAATATCTGGACATCAAGCAGCGTTACCCAAACGTCATCCTCTTCTTCCGCCTGGGAGACTTCTACGAGACGTTCGAAAACGACGCGGTCATCGCGGCGGGGGTGCTCGACATCGTGCTCACCAGCCGGGAGATGGGCAAGGGCCAACGCGTGCCGATGGCCGGCATCCCATTTCATGCGGCCGAGGGGTACATCGGGAAGCTCATCGCGGCTGGGCACAAAGTAGCCGTCTGCGAGCAGATCGGCGATGCGAGCACCTCCAGGGGATTGGTCGAACGAGACGTCACCCGGGTCGTCACGCCTGGCACCGTGACCGAAGCGTCGATGCTGGACGCCCGCCAGAACAACTTCATCGCCGCGACGGTCGTCGACGGCAACCGGGCAGGAGTTGCGGCTGCCGACATCACCACCGGGGAGTTTCTGGCGACCGAACTGACCGCGGATTCCGCTGAGGACATTCTGCTGGCTGTTGGTCGTGAGCTCGCGCGAATTGGCGTAGTCGAGCTCGTCCATCCCGACCGCTTCGTCGACGATTGCCCGATCCCCGGCCAGGTGTGGCTGCCAGACGGTCTCACGCTCAGCCCGACCGATGACTGGCATTGGAAGATCGACCGCGCTGAGGAAACCCTGACCCGGCATTTCGATGTCGGTTCGTTGGACGGGTTCGGCCTGAGCGGGTTGCCACTCGCCACCCGAGCAGCGGGTGGCTTGCTGCGCTACCTGAGTGACACACAACGATCGCAACTCGCGCAAATTCAGACTCTGGCGACCTATCGGGTCGACGGCTTCATGCCCCTGGACGACCAAACGCGACGCAATCTCGAACTGACCGAGAGCGGACGAGGTGAGCGGCGGCACAGTCTGCTCGCGGTGCTGGACCAGACGCGCACGGCCATGGGCGCGCGCATGCTGCGGCGCTGGCTGAGTCAGCCATTGCTCGACCTGACCGCCATCGAAGCGCGGCTGGACGGAGTCGAGCGATTCACCACCGACGGACTGGCGAGAGGCGAGCTCCGACAGACGTTGCGGTCGATGGGCGATATCGAACGCTTGGTCAACCGGGCACTCGCCGGCAACATCGGCCCACGGGAACTGGCGACATTGCGCGCATCGCTGCTGCTGATTCCAGACCTGAACGCGATCGCCGGCCAGACGCCCGGCGTGGCCGCGCTGCCAGATGTGAGCGATGTGGCAGCCATGCTCGACCGCGCCATCACCGACGAACCACCGGCGGTGCTCGGTCGCGGTGAATCGATCCGGCCCGGGTTCTCGCCGGAGCTGGACGGCCACCGCGTTCGCGCGCGCGAGGCGCGCGAATGGATTGCTGGGCTGGAACGCACCGAGCGCGAACGAACCGGCATCCGTACCCTCAAGACCGGGTACAACAAGGTCTTTGGCTACTATCTGGAGATCACCACAGCAGCATTGGCCACCGCCGAACGCGACCGGGCGGCCACGGGACAGGACGGTCCGGCGTTGCCAGCCGACTACATCCCGAAGCAATCCCTGGCGAATGCAACCAGATACTTCACTCCCCAGTTAAAGGAATACGAAACCGTCGTCCTCACGGCAGAAGAAACGCTGGCGAGCATCGAAGCCGATGCCTACCGGCGCGTGATCTCCGAAGTGGCGGGCGCAAGCGGACGCCTGCTGGACGCGGCCCGCATCATCGGCCAGCTCGATGTGCTCAGTACGATGGCGGAGGTGGCGATCGATCGGGACTATGTTCGACCGTCGCTGAACGAGGGTTCCCGCATCACGATCGAGCGGGGCCGGCATCCGACCATCGAAGCGCTGCTGGGTCCGGGGGAATTTGTGCCCAACGACGCGCTGCTCGATGCGGAAGCCGATCAAATCATCATCCTGACCGGGCCCAACATGGCCGGCAAGAGCTCGTGGCTGCGGCAAGTGGCGCTGATCGTCCTGATGGCGCAGATCGGCAGTTTCGTCCCGGCGAGACGCGCCGAGATTGGGCTGGTCGACCGGATTTTCACGCGTATCGGCGCGCAGGACGATATCGCCTCTGGCCAAAGCACCTTCATGATCGAAATGCTGGAGACTGCCAACATCCTCAACCATGCCACCCCACGCAGCCTGGTGGTGTTGGACGAGATCGGCCGAGGGACGAGCACCTACGACGGGTTGGCCATTGCGCGAGCGGTTGTCGAGTACATCCACAACGCTCCTAGGCTCGGGTGCAAGACGCTCTTCGCCACCCACTATCACGAATTGACCGAGCTCGCCGATATCCTGCCGCGGGTGCGCACCTACCGGATGGACGTTCTGGAGGAAGGCGACCGAGTGGTCTTTCTGCGGCAAGTGGTGCCGGGCGCGGCCGATCGGAGCTACGGCATCCATGTCGCCGAATTGGCCGGCATCCCGAAAGCCATCGTCCGCCGCGCGACCGAGGTGCTGCTGGAGCTGGAGACTCATGCCGCAGGCTATTCCGAACGTGAGCATCGGCGGTCAGCCGTCCGCCGTTCGGCCCCCGATCCCACGACGACCGTGCAACTCACCATGTTCGGCGAGGAGAATCCCGCGCTCATCGAACTCAAGTCGCTCGATGTCGAATCCCTCACTCCCATCGAGGCGTTGACGCGGTTGTATGAACTGCAGAAGATGGCGAAGTCCAAAGGAGCAGAGCCAGGTCGGTAA
- a CDS encoding low affinity iron permease family protein: MAQFFARFSNRVAGLSGSYVTFILAVGIIVLWAVTGPLFDFSNTWQLAINTGTTIITFLMVFLIQNTQNRDGTATQIKLDEIIRALSQADDDLIDAENATEKELELLKTKYHLLAEQHRQLKTQLDQISTQGY; this comes from the coding sequence ATGGCGCAGTTTTTCGCTCGTTTTTCCAATCGGGTCGCTGGGCTTTCAGGTAGCTATGTGACCTTCATTTTGGCGGTTGGAATCATCGTGCTTTGGGCGGTGACAGGTCCGCTCTTTGATTTTTCCAACACCTGGCAACTGGCGATCAATACGGGAACGACCATCATCACCTTTCTGATGGTCTTTCTCATCCAGAACACCCAGAACCGTGACGGCACCGCCACGCAGATCAAGCTCGACGAGATCATCCGCGCGTTGTCTCAAGCGGACGACGATCTGATCGACGCTGAAAACGCGACCGAGAAGGAACTCGAACTGCTCAAGACCAAATATCACCTGCTGGCCGAGCAACATCGGCAATTGAAGACGCAATTGGACCAGATCTCGACGCAGGGCTATTGA
- a CDS encoding metallophosphoesterase family protein: protein MRVAIMSDIHGFDLAFQAVLEDIDRNGPFDLIAVAGDLCVIGPRPDAVVRIARERNLVVVKGNTDVALVQGARFGSDDPEVRYAAPLLGDEGLSWLNALPFEVRVSPPGSTGPHDDLLIVHANPQNLTDALDPLLPDVELLRLIGWTEASMIAFGHIHICYIRQVGRFLLMDVSAVGNSKNHDLSSKWGIATWDETDRRWTAELQSVPYPLEETRAEILACGVPSAKRVIRKLEQAAYRGR from the coding sequence ATGCGCGTTGCGATCATGTCCGACATTCACGGGTTCGATCTGGCATTCCAGGCGGTGCTGGAGGATATCGACCGGAATGGCCCGTTCGACCTGATTGCGGTGGCCGGCGATCTCTGTGTTATTGGGCCACGGCCCGATGCGGTGGTGCGGATTGCACGGGAGCGGAATCTGGTCGTCGTCAAGGGCAATACCGACGTGGCTCTGGTGCAAGGGGCACGTTTTGGCAGCGACGATCCGGAGGTTCGCTATGCGGCGCCGCTCCTGGGTGACGAGGGGCTGTCCTGGCTGAATGCGCTCCCGTTCGAGGTTCGTGTTTCACCACCTGGGAGCACGGGTCCGCACGACGATCTGCTGATCGTGCATGCCAACCCTCAGAATCTTACCGATGCGCTCGATCCCCTCTTGCCGGATGTCGAATTGCTTCGCCTGATCGGTTGGACTGAAGCGTCCATGATCGCCTTTGGCCACATTCACATCTGCTACATCCGGCAGGTCGGCCGGTTTCTGTTGATGGATGTGTCCGCTGTGGGCAATTCGAAGAATCACGACCTCAGCAGCAAATGGGGAATCGCCACCTGGGACGAAACCGATCGACGCTGGACGGCCGAGCTTCAGTCCGTTCCCTATCCTCTGGAAGAAACCCGGGCCGAGATCCTCGCGTGCGGCGTGCCCTCGGCCAAGCGCGTCATCCGCAAGCTCGAACAAGCGGCCTACCGGGGGCGATAG
- a CDS encoding carbohydrate ABC transporter permease — protein MRSINVARGLAFVVLVVFAAMALFPIFYMGTSSFKTTGEFIRDPLALPSDWSYFDNYRALWIRFDIPRLFVNTVTYIVLSLLLSLAVSVPASFAIAKLNFPLRSVIRLLLIGTLIIPVITYIVPSYSIMARLGLVDSLKSVVLLWAATTVPANVFLLSSLMRGIPDEILESARLDGAGYFELLRRIVVPLSIPGLITVSIFNVTNWWNDLLIPLIFLQSAADMTVTVGMATTVGRLSTDYPLLLAGLFVASLPPVITYILLQRFIRQGLVIGAIK, from the coding sequence GTGAGATCGATCAACGTCGCGCGCGGCCTCGCATTCGTCGTCCTCGTGGTGTTCGCCGCGATGGCGCTCTTTCCTATCTTCTATATGGGAACATCGAGCTTCAAGACCACGGGCGAGTTCATACGCGATCCACTCGCCTTGCCTTCGGACTGGTCGTATTTCGACAACTACCGCGCGCTCTGGATTCGTTTCGATATCCCGCGCTTGTTCGTCAATACGGTCACCTACATTGTGTTGTCGCTTCTCTTGTCGTTGGCGGTCTCTGTACCGGCGTCCTTCGCCATCGCCAAGCTGAACTTTCCCTTGCGGTCGGTCATTCGGTTGCTGCTTATCGGAACGCTGATCATCCCGGTCATCACCTACATCGTTCCGAGCTACTCGATCATGGCCAGGCTTGGCCTGGTCGACAGCCTCAAGTCGGTAGTCCTGTTGTGGGCGGCGACGACGGTTCCCGCCAATGTCTTTCTCCTGAGCTCGCTGATGCGAGGAATTCCGGACGAAATTCTCGAGTCGGCTCGCCTCGATGGCGCCGGCTACTTCGAGCTCTTGCGGCGAATCGTGGTTCCACTCAGTATCCCGGGTTTGATCACGGTTTCGATTTTCAACGTCACGAATTGGTGGAACGACCTGCTGATACCCCTGATCTTCTTGCAGTCGGCCGCCGACATGACCGTGACGGTTGGCATGGCCACCACGGTTGGACGGCTTTCCACGGACTATCCGCTTCTCCTGGCAGGACTCTTCGTGGCCTCGTTGCCGCCAGTCATCACGTACATCCTCTTGCAGCGATTCATCCGGCAGGGTCTTGTCATTGGCGCAATCAAGTAA
- a CDS encoding extracellular solute-binding protein, which translates to MRRAQFTRRQVIQAGAATAGVMFFPAKATVGAQDDIEIVFWNSTLPVEDSSDKTKALEDFYIYQAIDRFQEANPNVSIKMENLPGGPELFTKFRTASVAKNGPCVMGLWSGTYLLALKEFIEPVGSYFPDDERALLTGWEAVNESFDPNAPADQLYGVPSGSDGVTAIFYNSALLEEAGVDPATQWVTNIDEFYATLDKIAATGITPLALEQNAIIWQILLYWIGQTVGGAVGINELASGVRNFSDPELVDIVTNWQRLADYTIPGAETMDGDVATQLFAEEQAAMTTGGAWTIDDGRAFFGEDFGMIGMPDYSADAPITGGGIGGPGAAFLVSNYCEHKKEAYDFVRFLMSPEELVTRAGAGEGQLINLKDFDATELYDDPLMVQQQEWALRPSTIFWPDNILPAELTTEIKAQSQLAWTGEIDAQTFMERIDAKRDELLEG; encoded by the coding sequence ATGCGACGAGCCCAGTTCACTCGACGGCAGGTCATTCAGGCGGGAGCGGCCACAGCCGGAGTCATGTTCTTTCCAGCGAAGGCAACGGTCGGCGCGCAGGATGACATCGAAATCGTTTTCTGGAACAGCACGCTGCCCGTGGAGGATTCCAGCGACAAAACGAAGGCACTGGAAGATTTCTACATTTACCAGGCGATCGATCGGTTCCAGGAAGCGAACCCGAACGTTTCGATCAAGATGGAGAATCTCCCGGGTGGGCCTGAGCTCTTCACCAAGTTCCGCACCGCGAGTGTCGCGAAAAACGGTCCCTGTGTGATGGGACTCTGGTCGGGGACCTATTTGCTCGCCCTCAAAGAGTTCATCGAACCTGTGGGCTCGTACTTCCCCGACGACGAACGGGCGCTCTTGACCGGGTGGGAGGCAGTCAACGAGTCATTCGATCCAAACGCTCCAGCCGATCAGCTCTATGGGGTTCCGTCCGGGTCGGACGGCGTAACCGCGATCTTCTACAACAGCGCGCTGCTCGAAGAGGCAGGAGTCGATCCCGCTACCCAATGGGTGACCAACATCGATGAGTTCTACGCCACCCTCGACAAGATCGCGGCCACCGGGATTACTCCGCTCGCGCTCGAACAGAACGCGATCATTTGGCAGATTCTTCTGTACTGGATCGGCCAGACGGTCGGTGGAGCAGTCGGGATCAATGAACTTGCCTCTGGTGTGCGGAACTTCAGCGATCCGGAGCTGGTCGACATCGTTACCAATTGGCAGCGCCTTGCCGACTACACGATTCCCGGTGCGGAAACAATGGATGGCGACGTGGCAACCCAGCTGTTTGCCGAGGAGCAGGCCGCGATGACCACCGGAGGCGCCTGGACGATCGACGATGGCCGGGCGTTCTTTGGTGAGGACTTCGGCATGATTGGCATGCCCGACTACAGCGCGGATGCGCCGATCACTGGCGGCGGTATCGGGGGCCCAGGAGCCGCGTTCCTGGTTTCGAACTACTGCGAGCACAAGAAGGAAGCGTACGACTTCGTGCGATTCCTGATGAGCCCGGAAGAGCTCGTCACGCGCGCTGGGGCAGGCGAAGGGCAACTCATCAATCTCAAGGACTTCGACGCGACGGAACTCTATGACGATCCGCTGATGGTCCAGCAGCAAGAATGGGCGCTTCGACCAAGCACGATCTTCTGGCCGGACAACATCCTTCCGGCCGAGCTCACGACCGAGATCAAAGCGCAGTCGCAGTTGGCCTGGACCGGCGAGATCGACGCGCAAACCTTCATGGAGCGCATCGACGCGAAGCGGGACGAGCTTCTGGAAGGCTAG
- a CDS encoding class I SAM-dependent methyltransferase produces the protein MVRFRFRPWAEELLDRVALAPGVRMLDAACGTGIVARVAAQRLRGAGIIDAIDMNPAMIEVGRRAAAEEDVSIRWHVGNVESLPFPDRSFDLMTIQQALQFFPDQPAALRECLRVLAPGGTLAVGIWSALEKQGIQQDYAEAVERVTGSASMHTSYGTVSEESLRDLFIGAGFVGVSIEEAAIELDYGDPATFVNLMVEGTSVGVPAMQGRSDQERAALTAAVADDMRSAIAAATRDGRLRTHSTVFIALGHRPN, from the coding sequence ATGGTCAGGTTCCGGTTTCGTCCATGGGCCGAAGAACTGCTCGACCGGGTCGCGCTGGCGCCCGGGGTGCGGATGCTCGATGCCGCCTGTGGCACCGGTATCGTGGCACGCGTCGCCGCCCAGCGGCTACGCGGCGCCGGAATAATCGATGCCATCGATATGAATCCGGCGATGATCGAGGTTGGTCGACGAGCCGCCGCCGAGGAAGACGTCTCGATCAGGTGGCACGTCGGCAACGTGGAGTCGCTCCCCTTCCCGGATCGGTCGTTCGATCTCATGACCATCCAGCAAGCGCTGCAGTTCTTTCCAGACCAACCGGCCGCCCTACGCGAGTGCCTTCGGGTTCTCGCTCCAGGAGGAACATTGGCGGTGGGCATCTGGTCGGCGCTCGAAAAACAGGGGATCCAGCAAGACTACGCCGAAGCGGTCGAGCGCGTCACCGGCAGCGCTTCGATGCACACGTCCTACGGCACGGTTAGCGAGGAATCGCTGCGGGACCTGTTCATTGGCGCGGGCTTTGTGGGCGTTTCGATCGAGGAAGCTGCCATCGAGCTCGATTATGGCGACCCCGCCACGTTCGTGAATCTCATGGTGGAGGGAACATCCGTGGGCGTTCCTGCCATGCAAGGCCGTTCCGACCAGGAACGGGCCGCCTTGACGGCAGCGGTGGCGGATGACATGCGCTCGGCGATCGCCGCCGCCACTCGTGACGGCCGGCTGCGAACGCACTCCACGGTCTTCATCGCGCTTGGCCATCGACCGAACTGA
- a CDS encoding MerR family transcriptional regulator — protein sequence MSNDQQWESDDRRRGVPPPPGRPIPLPTAPPAPRYSLGDLERETKISARTIRYYISEGLLPPAYGRGPTATYDLGHLLRLRLIASLKDNRLGLSEIRERLNGLSDDDIAAILNVQTEPVQEFWRRIELHPDIELHVRQRTRTDPAMDEAVELIVGLSRPVIERLEGRRG from the coding sequence GTGAGCAACGACCAGCAATGGGAATCCGACGATCGGCGACGCGGTGTGCCCCCGCCGCCCGGACGTCCCATCCCGTTGCCTACCGCGCCACCCGCGCCACGCTACTCGCTCGGCGATCTGGAGCGAGAAACAAAGATCAGTGCCCGCACGATTCGCTACTACATCTCCGAAGGACTGCTTCCCCCTGCATATGGTCGTGGGCCAACGGCAACCTACGATCTGGGGCACCTGCTGCGGCTTCGGCTGATCGCATCGCTGAAAGACAACCGGCTTGGATTGAGTGAGATTCGCGAGCGGCTCAACGGTCTGAGCGACGACGACATCGCTGCGATCCTCAACGTGCAAACTGAACCAGTACAGGAATTCTGGCGCCGTATCGAGTTGCATCCCGATATCGAACTGCACGTGCGGCAACGCACCCGCACCGACCCGGCTATGGACGAAGCGGTCGAGCTGATCGTCGGACTCAGCCGGCCGGTGATCGAGCGGCTGGAAGGGCGCCGGGGATGA
- a CDS encoding GntR family transcriptional regulator codes for MKDVFSTVSIQRSPRYRQAAFTAIKEAILEGRISAGEPLVETKIAAALGMSRTPVREALALLEYEGLLCQHSGPGLIIQELSREEFIDMFVANELVEPQLVRRAAVYATSTHIAEIQNAIDLGRRAVDDLDIRASLRSGREVHRWIGIAANNPPLAQFVLQNEEKTDLYLLSLNNTTLLTKDEMAISNQEHQDILDAIERRDPEDASRLVIYHAQSLRRRHQRFFSSSSDPNGHDRTYRNELAPSTIAKPSASSLR; via the coding sequence TTGAAAGATGTCTTCAGCACGGTCAGTATCCAGCGCAGCCCCCGCTATCGGCAGGCGGCATTCACGGCAATAAAAGAGGCGATCCTCGAAGGGCGAATCTCCGCGGGAGAGCCGCTGGTCGAAACGAAGATCGCTGCCGCGCTCGGCATGAGCCGGACGCCGGTGCGCGAAGCGCTCGCGCTGCTGGAATATGAGGGCCTGCTTTGCCAACATTCCGGCCCAGGGCTGATCATCCAGGAATTGAGCCGCGAGGAGTTCATCGACATGTTTGTGGCGAACGAGTTGGTCGAGCCCCAGCTCGTTCGCAGGGCCGCGGTCTATGCAACGTCGACCCACATTGCAGAGATCCAGAACGCGATCGATCTGGGTCGCCGAGCTGTCGACGATCTCGATATCAGGGCGTCACTTCGTTCTGGTCGAGAGGTCCACCGATGGATCGGCATCGCAGCGAACAACCCTCCACTGGCGCAGTTCGTGCTGCAGAATGAAGAAAAGACCGACCTGTACCTGCTCAGCCTCAACAATACGACCCTGCTGACCAAAGACGAGATGGCCATCTCCAATCAGGAGCACCAGGACATCCTCGATGCGATCGAGCGCCGAGATCCCGAAGACGCAAGCCGCCTCGTCATCTATCACGCGCAGTCACTCCGCCGGCGACACCAACGCTTCTTTTCCAGTTCTTCCGACCCCAATGGCCACGATCGCACCTATCGGAATGAGCTGGCCCCGAGCACAATTGCAAAACCCTCGGCGTCCTCGCTTCGCTAG
- a CDS encoding SDR family oxidoreductase yields the protein MRLNGKTAIVTGAASGIGAGAAQLFAEHGARLVLVDQNADGLNRVRESLLGVASQDVMVCAGDVSQESTAARAASLAASDGHRIDVLFNNAGIMDTGDMLALDVDVWDRTLDVNVRGMYLMARAVLPAMLEQQAGSIVNTSSVMAYLTEPNHEAYTTSKAAVIGLTKSLAVTNAHRGIRCNAICPGWVDTPMNLALADQIGGQDQLDAIVRQQQPLGRMVTVREVAHAVLFLASDDASGITGAVLHVDGAAGSAI from the coding sequence ATGAGGCTCAACGGGAAGACAGCAATCGTGACAGGCGCGGCGTCGGGCATTGGCGCGGGAGCGGCGCAACTCTTCGCTGAGCATGGCGCCCGGTTGGTCCTGGTCGACCAGAACGCGGACGGGTTGAACCGGGTGCGTGAATCGCTGCTCGGAGTTGCATCCCAGGACGTGATGGTATGCGCCGGGGATGTGTCTCAGGAATCGACCGCCGCGCGGGCGGCCTCGTTGGCGGCGAGCGATGGTCACCGGATCGATGTTCTCTTCAACAATGCGGGCATCATGGATACCGGTGACATGTTGGCGCTCGATGTGGACGTCTGGGATCGAACGCTCGATGTCAATGTGCGGGGCATGTACCTGATGGCGCGGGCCGTTCTCCCAGCGATGCTCGAACAGCAAGCGGGTTCGATCGTCAACACCAGTTCGGTCATGGCCTACCTGACCGAACCGAATCATGAGGCGTACACCACCAGTAAGGCTGCCGTCATCGGTCTCACCAAGTCGCTGGCGGTCACCAATGCACATCGGGGTATCCGATGCAACGCGATCTGCCCCGGGTGGGTCGATACCCCGATGAATCTCGCGCTCGCCGATCAAATCGGTGGCCAGGACCAACTGGATGCCATTGTTCGGCAACAACAACCGCTGGGCCGCATGGTCACGGTACGCGAGGTGGCGCATGCGGTGCTCTTCCTCGCATCCGATGATGCGAGCGGCATTACAGGCGCCGTCTTGCATGTCGACGGTGCGGCTGGTTCGGCGATTTGA
- a CDS encoding YciI family protein: protein MAIYALYVRFTDDTERRLATRPVHREYLKSLYDAGKLLESGPFTDDSGALIIYESESREAAEAQFAQDPYNLTGGIVESVTFHEWNRVFPPPA, encoded by the coding sequence ATGGCGATTTATGCGCTGTATGTTCGATTCACCGATGACACCGAGCGGCGGCTGGCGACCCGGCCGGTGCACCGAGAGTACTTGAAGTCGCTCTATGATGCCGGCAAGCTGTTGGAATCCGGTCCGTTCACCGATGATTCCGGCGCGCTCATCATCTATGAGAGCGAGAGCAGGGAAGCGGCCGAGGCCCAGTTCGCGCAGGACCCGTACAACCTGACCGGCGGTATCGTGGAGTCGGTCACGTTCCACGAATGGAACCGCGTTTTTCCGCCGCCGGCGTAG
- a CDS encoding sugar ABC transporter permease: MVAPAILLVAVVIWYPVTQTVRYSFTDWNGSTANWVGLENYTDVLTGPGFWEPLRNNLIFLLSIPGILILSLVVAVLLYEQIAGWKFFRSVYYLPTILSAAVVGMLMQTMFNSRGVVNDLLERAGLESLTRNWLGTVPTAFVVLIFAFYWQTLGQGVLIFLAGLSAIPADVIEASELDGASWGQRLRQIILPLLTPTVAYFMIINAIWAFVGVFALVYTVTEGGPGYGTTPLDLMIYRRAFEFGQMGYASAMSVLLFCVVFVIASIQVKVFDRLGEN; this comes from the coding sequence ATGGTGGCGCCAGCGATCCTGCTGGTTGCTGTGGTCATTTGGTATCCGGTTACCCAAACCGTTCGATACAGCTTTACCGACTGGAATGGGTCGACGGCGAACTGGGTCGGCCTCGAGAACTACACCGATGTACTCACAGGCCCCGGGTTCTGGGAGCCTTTGCGCAACAACCTGATTTTTCTCTTGTCGATACCCGGGATCCTGATCCTCTCGCTGGTTGTCGCTGTCCTCCTCTATGAGCAGATTGCCGGATGGAAGTTCTTTCGGTCCGTCTACTATCTGCCCACGATCCTTTCGGCGGCCGTGGTGGGCATGCTCATGCAGACCATGTTCAACTCACGCGGGGTCGTCAATGACCTGCTCGAGCGTGCTGGACTCGAGTCGCTCACACGAAACTGGCTCGGCACCGTCCCCACCGCCTTCGTTGTGCTGATTTTCGCCTTCTACTGGCAGACGCTTGGACAAGGAGTGCTCATTTTTCTTGCCGGTCTCAGCGCGATCCCTGCGGATGTCATCGAGGCATCGGAACTCGATGGGGCGTCCTGGGGACAGCGTCTGCGGCAGATCATCTTGCCGCTGCTGACCCCTACGGTGGCCTATTTCATGATCATCAACGCTATCTGGGCGTTCGTCGGGGTGTTTGCGCTCGTCTATACCGTGACCGAAGGGGGACCGGGTTATGGCACCACCCCGCTCGACTTGATGATCTATCGGCGTGCGTTCGAATTCGGGCAGATGGGGTATGCGTCGGCAATGTCGGTGCTGCTCTTCTGCGTCGTCTTCGTGATCGCATCGATTCAGGTCAAGGTCTTCGATCGCCTGGGAGAGAACTAG